In Callithrix jacchus isolate 240 chromosome 18, calJac240_pri, whole genome shotgun sequence, one DNA window encodes the following:
- the PRKAB2 gene encoding 5'-AMP-activated protein kinase subunit beta-2 isoform X5 → MPRGRSTRSWWEARTTPACSACPTPSHNDFVAILDLPEGEHQYKFFVDGQWVHDPSEPVVTSQLGTINNLIHVKKSDFEVFDALKLDSMESSEASCRDLSSSPPGPYGQEMYVFRSEERFKSPPILPPHLLQVILNKDTNISCDPALLPEPNHVMLNHLYALSIKIKKLRLREGQSARQCDGPQRNPSLQEEVCYYSAVQAHLKGSLLASKDSGEASPLPFGTEPVLPKTGRLICFEADMCVSEPLSRMLCFCI, encoded by the exons ccATAATGACTTTGTTGCCATCCTGGACCTCCCTGAGGGAGAACACCAATACAAGTTCTTTGTGGATGGACAGTGGGTTCATGATCCATCAGAG CCTGTGGTTACCAGTCAGCTCGGCACAATTAACAATTTGATCCATGTCAAGAAATCGGATTTTGAGGTGTTCGATGCTTTAAAGCTAGACTCTATGGAAAGTTCTGAGGCATCTTGTAGAG ACCTTTCCAGCTCACCTCCAGGGCCTTATGGTCAAGAAATGTATGTGTTTCGATCTGAGGAAAGATTCAAATctcctcccatccttcctcctCATCTACTTCAAGTTATTCTTAACAAAGACACTAATATTTCT tGTGACCCAGCCTTACTCCCTGAGCCCAACCATGTTATGCTGAACCATCTCTATGCATTGTCCATTAAG ataaagaaactaaggctcagagaaggtcAAAGTGCCA GACAGTGTGATGGTCCTCAGCGCAACCCATCGCTACAAGAAGAAGTATGTTACTACTCTGCTGTACAAGCCCATCTGAAGGGATCCCTTCTTGCCTCCAAGGATTCAGGAGAAGCATCTCCGTTGCCTTTCGGGACTGAACCAGTCTTACCTAAGACTGGAAGGCTGATTTGCTTTGAGGCTGATATGTGTGTTTCAGAGCCTCTGAGTAGGATGCTCTGCTTTTGCATTTGA